A window of Apium graveolens cultivar Ventura chromosome 8, ASM990537v1, whole genome shotgun sequence contains these coding sequences:
- the LOC141679898 gene encoding uncharacterized protein LOC141679898, with amino-acid sequence MEQLKGSVGLSYPVLTKGNYTAWSMKIRVIMQAHGVWEAIENNDPKAPVEKNTDRIALAMIYQGITEDYLLSIADKLTAKDAWEVIKTMSQGADKVKQAKVQTLKAEFETLSMRDTDHLDDFHMKINGVVSNIRALGETVAESYVVKKLLRAVPPKFLQIVSTLEQFGNLDTISIEEAIGALKAHEERLKGSVTINDMQLMLTEEEWRKRDYEGEKLLLTREEWMKRSNKGFSPGTSGQKGRGIRDKSQVRCFNCGILGHYAAEYRKPHRAREFKQEVNIAKFEDDEPALLLAKFERKEEDQDVLKKAEVTTK; translated from the coding sequence ATGGAACAACTCAAGGGTTCAGTTGGCCTTAGTTACCCTGTTCTGACAAAGGGAAACTATACGGCGTGGTCTATGAAAATCCGAGTAATTATGCAGGCACACGGAGTGTGGGAGGCTATTGAGAATAACGATCCTAAGGCGCCTGTTGAGAAGAATACAGACAGGATCGCATTGGCTATGATTTATCAGGGCATTACTGAGGATTATTTGTTGTCAATAGCGGATAAATTGACGGCTAAAGACGCTTGGGAGGTGATCAAAACCATGAGTCAAGGTGCAGATAAAGTGAAACAGGCGAAAGTTCAAACATTGAAAGCGGAATTCGAGACCCTAAGCATGAGGGACACGGATCATCTGGACGATTTTCACATGAAAATCAATGGCGTTGTGTCAAACATACGAGCTCTTGGAGAAACAGTGGCAGAGTCATATGTGGTAAAAAAACTCTTGCGTGCTGTACCTCCAAAGTTCCTTCAGATTGTTTCTACCCTGGAACAATTTGGGAACCTGGACACTATCTCAATAGAGGAGGCGATTGGGGCACTGAAAGCTCATGAAGAAAGATTAAAGGGGTCAGTTACCATAAATGACATGCAATTGATGTTAACGGAGGAAGAGTGGAGGAAAAGAGACTACGAAGGTGAAAAACTACTGCTCACACGTGAAGAATGGATGAAGAGGTCGAACAAAGGTTTCTCACCTGGAACTTCAGGACAAAAGGGACGAGGGATTAGAGATAAAAGTCAGGTAAGGTGTTTCAACTGTGGCATATTGGGGCACTATGCGGCTGAATATAGAAAACCACATCGAGCCAGAGAATTTAAACAAGAAGTGAATATTGCAAAATTTGAGGACGATGAACCTGCTCTTTTATTGGCAAAGTTCGAAAGGAAAGAAGAAGACCAGGACGTGTTGAAGAAAGCAGAGGTGACAACGAAATAA